ACCTTGCAAAGAGTAATATATATTAAACCCTCTGCACAGCCATCTCAAAACGAGGATCTACCCACAAAGTGTATGCTTTGCAAGAGCTTTCTGGTGCGTTAATTCATATTTTGCCCATGCATTTGCAAGGAAAACCTTATTTTGGTAGCAAGGTGGTGGATCTGTGCAAAGGGTGAATAGATTAAGATTCCAGATTTCACCTGAGTGTACAGCTGGATTTCAATTAATCCACTACTTATTAAgattggtctgaaccctggaattatggaaactttcgggcctcataactgctaaattgttggtctaaagtatataaaagtatacatatttagaatggcaaagacttgataagttcatctgtgaggtcaaatttgggccaaaatgctcatttgggcaaaaaaatcataaaaaaccacccatattttcgcccaaatttaaaatatttttggtgaagttggtcaaaataaaaataaataaaaggctcctagatatttttatctagtttttaaaaattaataaaaaaaaatttggcccaagaatttgtttgttacacttaacgaaaaagaagtgggccaaaaaccgttatatTTGGGAttatgggccaaaaatggcattttggcccaaatttgacctcacagatgaattgatcaagtctttgccattctaaatatgtatacttttatatacattacaccaacaatttagcagttatgaggcccaaaagtttccataattccaggattCAGACCAATCTTAATCAAGCTCTAATCCAGCCTGCTTCTCCATTCAAGGGGCATtttatgatccacagcctcattccatCACTTCCTCCAAAAAATTGATTTGTTTCTGTGCATAGCCTTTCTTGTCATTTGGCAAAGGCATCATCCATTTCCACACAGTGGCCTATAAGGCACTGTAATACATGCAATTATGCACAACTCTAAAATTTTATGTCTGaatcaactgaatcaaataagcTATTGTGCTATACCCTAAAGTGAGGATGCTGAAATCATGATATGCACATTCAATGTTATAGCCATACACATATATATAGACTACGCAATTTAGAGTAGGGAAGGgggtatactctgatcagctcataataggcgggattcataacatcgtggattgatatagaatgacatACACatagctgggcgcagcacctataTGTTGTGTATGGTGTAACTGATGCGCTCTTTTGTGATTTACGCGGGTgtaagtttggactttattgactcgcgcattATTACCGattaattctcgcctattacaaGCTAATCATAGTATAGTTGTTCTATCATGGTATCAGCATTACCTTAAATTTGAGATCTGAGTGTAGTAACCAAGTAAATTTACATTTGGTTTGGTCGCCTTCTACTGGTTCTATAACCCAACCTCCTGTGCCATTGTAGCCCCTATGCATTAAAACGAAAGAAATCAACATTGGTGAAGTGTGAAATTGTATGGTTGCGAAATTGATTATTTTTTGTAAACGTATAAAATAAATGCAAgtcaatacaatgtatataaatatGAATTTGTCGTAAACAGACAATTGTGTTTACTTTTAAAAGGCCACTGATCAGAGATAGGTGCCCACAGACCCAAACTATTTCCACAATTTTCTGATTATTACAGCTGacgaaaaaacaccctaaaatgcatgtttttacccTTATCTCCAAAACTTGGTTAATACTCAGGCGCCCACAGAACCATACTATTTCcgctattttttgcttatttcAGCTTTCAAAAAAACACccgcaaaatgtatgtttttggtCCTTATCTCCAAAAATTGGCATAATATTAAATTTAgccgtttcatttggcaaaacagaataatatattgttaatccaaaacaattagtgctgtattttctggaatcgggagtagacCCTATTACTACTTACCTCACAATATTATCAGTAGGTGGCTTAGCTGGATGTTCTGCACCAATACTGCTACATTGATGCCTATCACCACGCTCCCAATAATTCCTTACAATTACAAAATCCCTGCAAAAAGACAAAGAGAATCAAAGATATTCCATTTCACACAAACATATTTTGCTTGCCTTCCACCATACagctattaatgctctgcgtgctagccatgcgcttcaacggaaaaaagttcaagttttgaaatattttctcaaaatatcaagagctatcttaagaactactgaaccaatactaggcttgtttgtactcattttaatgcatttttcatgctgattccaaatatggtcatgaaaatttacatttctgaaattcttggatttaaattttttttttgaaacatgttgtctgcagtcgacacccgcgtgaagagagttaatatacAAATTGCATATAAAATATAGGCATGTAAATCAAACTGGCAATTTTAGAAAACAACTGCTGTGTGTTGATGTGTTGGATCATATACAGTACGCACaataaataaggtaccagttattgaACACAACCGAAGTGAGAGTAGATTTCAAAAATCAAGGTGACTACAAAGTGCACAAAGGATTTTTTTCACTGATCTGAGGAAAccaaataaggcaaaaaaaaaacggTACTCACCTACTAGCTACTACATTGCCAGGCCCAGGAGCTGCTTGAGTATAAATAATATCTATATGATCATCTATTTGTTGTAATGTTTTTACTTCTAGTACTGTATTGTTCCATTGTCTAGTATTGTCTATATCTTCCCATAGGATATGCACTAGTTGTTCTGCTGCTATCGGAACATCTCCCTGTAAAATAATGAGGATAGAAAAGCATTGACATCAAATATTTAAAAGCTTATATTCAGTGATCCCATTGAAAGTGTATAAAACTAGAATTATGCgggccaaaaattgaaaattgtgcaTGAAGTGAAGGATAagacattaaaattgtcattaggtatttttaaaatgaacaatgtgacaaaaacaaaggaaaacagcaatattgacaaagttgaagccccattcaaatacatgtagctagattcatgtaaaatgtcatacttttgtctttaatacatggctttcggcataaccactagcaggctttgTTAGCATATCTTTAAcactaacaaaggtaccaaactCTGACACTCTTTTGCCTTACCATTAACCTATAAACCTTCCCCGTGATTCCTTCAAACGTATGACTGTCTAAAGTGACTGTATCACTCTGCTTTTCCATCACCCAGCCTTCTTTGGTAGCTAGCACTTTGTCCATTATTTTTGTTGATTCTTTGGCTTTTTGGATATATTCTTGCTCCTGAAATTcagaaaggcaaaataaaaacataatttaCAACTATCTTACATGCCAGACTATTGAAATTACCCATTACACCCttaaatctaggctacaaaataaaagttatttgatgaaactTTTTCACTGATTAAGACAGCATTTTACTATTTGAAATTACTCTTGTCTTTAAAAGAAAAATAGAGCTGGACAGTTTCTGATACAATCTTTATaatatgtttatatatatatttcaaatgccaTTACCTATCATAGCTATGAAAATTGCAATTGACAAACCATTTGAACAGTTTTGCTTATCCTAAATTTGAGCTGATACATTTGCAAGCCTCTGCAGGCTGTGGgtcattttttttcctttctaAACTCAAAGTGTGTGGGCGAGTTCAAATGGTTTATTTATGAAAGCCATAAATTTTGCCTCCGTGGCATACCAACCTGCGGGGAGCAAGTTGCCTGCCCTAGCTCAAAATACCTAGACATAATTGACCAAATGTTATAACATGTATCTTACTACAATGTATATAGCCTGGTTTTAGGCCCCAATTGTCCTCAAATTGACCTATTTTAGTGTTACAATTACAAATTTTCTCATGTTTTCTGTGTATTTGTCCCTTTTAGTAGTGGATCAGTAAGACAATTTGGAAATGTTGCCCCTCCCCCTCAGCTCATCAGTGAACCAGGAATGCCCTTGTTTTGCCTCCCCCAAAGCAAACTGGGACATATGACTTAACCAAAATCAATATTCCTTCAGATATGACAAATCATAAATGTTGTATAAATTGAGTGAGAATACATACCTGTATGGATGCTGCAAGGTTAACAGAGCTCCCTCGTTGACTGTTAGGCAGCGACTGAAATCCAGTCTTATAACTCCCGCTATATGGACTCTCCTCACCGCTCTCTGACTCGGTGTCTGATTCTATGAAGAAAACCAAGAAGAATGAATAGGTATGTAGAGGTGACACAACAATAATTGTCTTGCACAACAAGCCAGTGTCATAAACAAATATGTTCCTATCATATTCAACCTAATTTGCACCCTCCTCTAATTAGCTGCTTTACTTATTCAAATTGTATCCTTTACTTTTCTATCACTTTTAGCATGAAAAGAGTAAAAATGTTAGTTGAAATACAGTAAAATCGTCTTGGCTTAGAGTCGTAATACATCTGGCATGATTGTTTAGAGCCCTTTGCAATTACTTAATTACACTttattagagccaaatttttacagaaaaaattgaaatatacAAAAATTACTTCTGTGTGTGTCATTTTGAAAATTCCTCATTACTGCATGACTGATCAATACTCAATCGCCGTGCTCATAGTTAGCGTGTTTCGAGAGAAAAGTCCACGTAAGTGCACTTTGAAATTCTCCTGTTTTCATTCAAAGTGGTATAATTTGGGGAAAATAAAATTGCATTGtgtcgaatgaggtatcaaaatacacagaacaaCATTCCCATCTATTGACTACTATTTTAGGTTCAGTGTCTTTACCATATTGCTTTGTTTTAAgtgcatatgtgtacatccatatcaaaacgatgcacttgtcggctgctacatgtacatgtgtctcatttcacatgctAGCTAAGAATAAATactagactcatctcaagtggaggtcacttggTTTAGGAATACCATGTGACTTGGTGATTATTTGAAGagatctccacttgagatgagtctggtttatatttttagctattacgtgaaatgagacacatgtagcagccgacaagtgcatcgttttgatatggatgtacacatatgtatactttttgtgcgcagtgtacatgtatgtgcaagCAACATACCTTTTGGTGTTCCAATTGGAGAGTAAAACCCTTGTTGTCCACCATACAATGTGGGAGATCTGTAAGTATTCTGCTCGCTAAGTAATGGTGTCCGCTCTGAATTCCCTGATTGAGATATACTGTGATGATGAACAGCTGTAATAAGATCATCAAAAGCAATAGTCAATATCTTGTGAAGCTTAATgtaccagggaggtaaataaggataattgacTGAGTGggcaatttaaagccatattgtaacatttgccgaggaggacgccctcaatatttttcaaaattcagtttttttacACATGTAATATTAATTTACTTTATGACTAACAGGCCCTGCAAAAATAACCGAGACTTacggtgttgtagttttgtcaagattcgagattttgaataaaatgcttgaaccattgttttattattacgatggaaatattagttgaacaagTAAACGATGTTCACAACACAATACATGGCATGTGGGATGGTACATATCCATCAAAGGCCCGTGCCGTAGcacaaccgacggagtgacaTGCATTTGCGACATCTGCGCTGGAAGTAAATTCCtgttttctatgctttacctcacttgtttgctcaaaattaaaaagggtcATATCTGACagagctaacattttatggaaaacaaatactaatctattttttacaacatggctttaatttatttttgccctcaaatctgGGAAAATGGTATACTGGATGTGCAGCTGTAACACAGAGTactacagagcgcgtaccaccagtcaaagtctccgcctcatccgataatgagggccgattgttccgtgAAATgcaacaggcgagactgctatgcAAATACCAcgacacgatcgaacaatcggccctcatgaatatgcgagaacttacaccaTAGTTgaccatacaatacacggggacttttgactggtggtactttctTTGTTCATCTCTTTCCTCTATGAGCTGTAATTAATGCCACCCATCCTCCATGAAATGgaatattccaattgaaatccatacaccaactatggaagacatgaccttaatcttccaaccagggagtgtaaatttcaaatgggacaaCCTGAATcagtgattccatttaaaatctacacccctgtgtgggagagtaatTATGTTTTCCATAGGAAGTGTGTGGAttccaactgaaatagcccaatcatCTTTCATGTGATACCCCATATCAACTCCCACACAACATGGCAGGGAAAAAAGTGGAAAACTGGAAACTTCTTCCCAGCGGGAAATTATCAGTCATACCAAAAAATCCCAACAACAAGGAATGATAGatgaatgaaaatatttaaaaaagatgATGAAAGTTTTGTAAATGCAAGTCCTCTGGCCATCACATTGTACCAaaagcagacatgccaactttaaAATCCAGTTTTACGTACTCAGACAACCAAAAAAAACCCGTATTTTGCACCCCAAAACAGTAGTTTTCTAAATTTGTACCAGCAAATCGCATGTTATGCATCTTGCGCTGTGAATGCATTTCCTATTCTTCACAATAAAATTCCATTTTACAGCGTATTCATCCTTAAAACACTGTTTTCTTCCAATCTTTGGATgtcattatttatgtttttggtgaaattggtgcCATACATGAACGAAAAGTTAAACACAAACAAACACTGCAAGTGCTTTGTCGAAGTGTGAATACTGCAAATGGTACCCTTTCAAGCAGGCTCTGTTCAATTGTTCAGGCAGTAATATCAGTGGCGGTAAAAGCTACATATAGAAGCATGCTGATTACTGCAAGTAGTTTATCTTATTGAGGCATGACTTTAATATTCTTATTTTGGTCAAGATTATCAAATACCTTTATTTTTTGGAGTTGACCATATCaccatatttttcatgttttaccgTACTAAATACATACTAGCTGGCATGTCTGCAAAAGGTTAACATTTCCACCAGTTTAAGAAAAATCCATGAATATTGACTTTACTTTTAgcacaattgaaattgtaggcaTGACTTAAAAATGAAAGATAAGTCAAAATAATTCTCattaggaatttttgtttttcattagaaaatttacaaaaaggaagaaaatgaCAGAAAATGAAGAAAACTGAGACATCTCCAACATTTACTTAAATTTCAAATGTTATCCTTATTAtagtaggaatttcaattgaatgaacacagctttcaacagctgtaaaTTGTAAATCGCgaatttcaaactacaacgcgaacacacgaccttggatacaatactaaccaatcaggagtgcattggcatggttggattcacttctgtgTTACTCACACACAGTTGCACATGCTGGCATACATCgctcgcgcagtgtacgcaaaaaaatcgcacgctatgtcaggctgcattcattcaattcaaatttcCACTAGGGTTCACTGTTTGGGCTAATCACTTGCACAGTATTGAGAGTAAcctcatgttggatttcacagtcgCAGATTCGATCCACATGCGCTAACTTAATCCCATGGGGTGTATACACacgcgtagaagggcgatttTCCCATACCCTGCcgacacaaccgcaaaatgcactaatttgaatctgccactgcgtaATCCAAattggcgttactctcaacttgagacgagacacactatagcaCACCTATACTTCTTACAGAAATGCAAGAATCtaatttttgattgtttttagattttttgaTTCACCAAATCATTGAGTGGGGGCAGCTACTATATGCCTAAAAGATTGCTATTTTCAACTACAATCACAATTAACTTAATTTTGCAAATTTCCTGCAGAGTACATTGTACATTATGAACCATTAGTGATTTTAATGTTAGGAATATTGATTGACTTGCAGGTCAATGATAATGAACACTGATGACACCATCAACTTTCAGTGGTatagccaagagggggggggtaAGCTACCCCCCTGTGGAAAGTCTTACCCCCTTCTTTCCCCCTGTGGAAAGTCTTGCCTCCTTATTGaccccccctgtgggatggtggcTGCCccaatatttaagatttttaggccttttgtccttttttcccccttaaaatttgtcttggccccaaaagtgctggctacgccactgtgaacTTCATCTGTGATATTGTCCATAAAAGTTGATTGAACGTActaaagatatcatcaaaaccAAACTAAAATGAAAGAAGAATAACAGCAAACAGTAATTACACAAAAAGCCAAATACAAAACAGACACTTCCTTCTGTCATACTAATAGGTTAGTCGTGGACGCACATCAggactgtcaactctcacgcatttggCCTTCTCACACCAACGTAGTAAAATCTCATGCATTAGCAAAATTAGCAatgggttttttgctatcggaaagaagaaacgaaaatggagacaagatgaacaaagaagtcacatggtacccctgggattcgaaccttagacccttcGCACGCCAACCATAGGACCGActggtagccacaggggtttcgctggcctggccagcaattccgtgcatATACATGACTGGATATTTTGGCCATTAAACGTAGAGTTTTATGAGGACTTGTATGTCTGAACACAATGAAATGGTATGGTATATCACATCGTacggaaatgtgaataaaataacATGGAAGGCCATACGAGTTTTGATGATCAGTCAGCACATGTTTGTTTACATTATGAGCAATCTCATCTCCAAAGTCATCGTTCAATAATCTCCATCCATAAGTATTATCCTTACAAGTATCTTCACATGAATGCCCTATCATACTAAGCAATCACAAGGAACACAGCATTTTTGTGACATAACTTCTTAGCGGATATCCGATCGATATGTTGCTAGCATACCCCTGCATCAAATCACAACCAGTTGACTGTGCTGCTACCCACAACTGAACACTGGTAGCGATAGCGATTTGATCACTAGCAATTTTTGAATCACACGCTGCCATTGCTATAGTATGATATGGGCTTAAGCAGTGCAAGTATCACACTCAGAACCACAAAAGGTCATTCTATGTGCATGTGTGGATATAGAGATTAATGAACCATGTCCCTAGGGTTGTGTTACCATTTTGATTCCGTTCATACGGCAGAGGTGACCAATCTGTTGAATTCGACATGTTCCGATGTTGGTCTGTTATAAAAGGGTTCAAGAAAGTGTACTGCCACATTAAAATCTTGAAGGGATcatttataaataataaataaataataaatttcggatttatatagcgccattttccagctagaccttgaaggattcaaagtgctgtaatttcgctgccatggtgaatcatcacaatcagatcgcatcatctaggccagttgcagccgaacctcaggcgcagacctatccgcacttagattgtaacatccaccaattatctgtgcagctccccaaattccattgggtgaaggaagtttttgataacaactAATCACcgtttttttgaaagcaggaggaaaccggagatcccggagaaaacctgcgagagcgagcatggaatcgggataaaccaagtgcaatCCGAACCAGAATACCTTAAAATacgtcaaaatttagatttttgcatttttgaaacaAGCATAGATGTGCTACTGAAGAGGACAGATGGCAAATGTTAATGCAATCTGATGAAGGCAAAACCAGACATCAAAATGAAGATCTATAGAATaaatgttcttttaattttatcagTATTAGTCCAGTATAGTCCATCCCTTTTTAGGTGAAACTTTTCCAAAATTGGGGGTGACACTatactcaaattaaaaaaaaaagaaatatctctgtacaagtacattattttgtacaatttcccgAGCAACAAGTGACacccatttattaacctattttataCACGAGAAacaaaatcctgtgattttttatattattataacaaaatcatcactaaaaatgttggaaatgcaagcaaatataaatgcatcaaccagcAAAAAAATGAATGCATCAGAAAGCACTGCCCGTAGTATGCAGAGTGCGCAcgtgcattatacacagttaatCAACTTCTGgcatttttctaacgtttgctccgattggttcttgctatctaagagtgtatgaaaataACTTAAAAACCTCCTGACTCCCCGAACACAACATCTGCCAGTATGGCGTCATCtaaatctgtgacgtcatcggagttGTCTAAACGACATCACTAGCAACCAGGCTGCAAAATAAGGATTCTGAAGGGCACCCATTTCaaggcaattttgaaagggcacatCTATTTTACGAGACAATTACATGTTAAAGAATAGCAGCAATTAATAGGGTATCAAGGCAACTGGGCACGTGCCTTCGGTTATTCTGCAGCCtgctagcaacaacaaatcttcagagcaatagcatctgctgaagacgccggttgacccagtgaaagcgctctggtgagtgaaatttgagtagcgtagaagtataaatttgctttcaacttaaggttttaccgtcgtaactaaacctatcgacgaaatttttttaaattgacatattttgtacattaatatgtgtagataataaatcaggaaaaaaaacagggggtgccggacctcacttttgagctacagccgttttaaaagaggtgtacatttccaaaaatctctgtacacttcaatggcaaaatcagcaatttgcccaaaatataccaccttttgcgttgtataaaaaaattgtcgagacaaaattttttaaattttatatatgttatgaaaaagaaaatgctctgtaaaatcgcgcaaaaaaaaattggggtacggACCTTGTTTTCAAGCGTAAATTGACCTAAATAGGTCAAAAagcattttttctgcgacaccatgcgtagttaattgcgtacatggatatgtTGGAAATGCGTACCAAGCGTTTGGTATACaagcgcgatctgatgccggatcagcgttcgttttacgcatatggccacaaaaaggaattgtctgtttacgcaggaaagttttcactgtaaaaaaaagttacctaagatacttctataggctaagaagtgtccatattaaataggaacaattatgatgatgtcgactataaaagacttattatgccaattatgatatcataatttaatgtatgacccttttttgaaacggaatagttttgatggtgttgtctatatcgcatcaTTCGCATGCATTACGAATTCTGTGCACGTAGTAGGTCTTTActcaataacacaaaatgctttaaacattttaaaacattttaaaaataacaatcaaaaacattgaacacttgctgcaaaacatattctaatttgggacaatgttgccaaaataatatatgtctacaataacattttcacaacatgtttttaattttgttgtggtgtgtttcattatgaaacgttctacaaacgtaacctttaataggcctataataaagtgcttacccaacatttacgccaaaatattattaaaacgaattaaccaatttaaccattTAACcatttaggcctaatgtttaaaaaataccCTGATTCTGTGTGGGTAgtctataacttcataccatctattggaccctactgtcgtaggcctactttggggatggggtccaggtccgttatcagtggaagcacgctggcatttggtttgtacagggtgtcccaaaagtaacttaacattgtaaacttgccataacttgcgttaggttaatagtgttgttacaaaaattgcacagtatgtagataattcttttagaaatgttatgataccaaacatgtctATGTGGTCattgaccctttggcatgaaattaacggatatctaccgtaccgtaaaacccacttttataaacgcaaaataagtctcgtcatttgagacgtgataacacgataaacgtgttatcgttttaaaatctgttttgtttaattttgctatgtttgtttgtttgtttgtttgttttcaatacgtaatcttcattttgtgttttatctggattttatatggaaactgcttaagatcttttcagaggattcgatgaacagttgtacgcgatACGttattctccattgaaagtcgacgtaccgCTCTTCGTATGgcatcgatgtttgtagccgatcttcctgttcttccacgtcctgcccgaggtagattatgaacagatccagttgataggaatttctgcactagttattactggattgtatttcggctgggtgcataatttacattaaaatgttccttaaactttacttgagtgagtttgtccgactttctctcggcaaagaaccattcgatctgaatccgttgaaattcatcttcacttaaactgttttaaagtaaagtttaatattgtcaatctatcctaattataatctaaaacagcagtcacgcttacgctagggcacgtaatccatgaatgttcatacctaaatgtagcgtgtgcagtgagtgaaccaactcaatcgttcagggaagcacatcattcatgtgcttgaacaaagaacataatgagcttgcttttgtgggtttgatacaaacatatatatgtacagtTGCAtagtaaggtcaaggggtcatcaataatgctgtttttggtatcagaataattctaaaagattaatctatgtgaatatgttatccattttggtatgaagtaggaaatatttgagatatggcaaattcacaatgttaagttacttttgggacacgctgtacatgTTAAGCGGCCACTTttttttgcgctcagcaaacattgttttctttattttgtggccctagttatcgccggtgcgtaaaaatagcattgacacgcacaacacgcatcgttctttGCGCTGTCTGCAGCAACGCCGAAGCACGACGCTGAGTATGCACGCcgcgttgaaaacaggcgcaataaTCAAGTCAAATCGgctgacgacggtaaaaccttaaatgCAACTTACATGCTAACATTCTTCTTTCCTGTGGGATTACCTTGAAGTCTAACACCCATACTTCAATCCAGGCTACAAAGAAACTTGTTATAAGAAGTATGTAATCAACGGGATGGGCTACGTCGGTGTACAGAACAATAACTTAAACACTACTTACATGCTAACATTCTTCTTTCCCTTGGGATTACCTTGAAGTCTAACACCCATACTTCAATCCAGGCCACGGTGAAACTTGTAATAAGAAGTATGTAATCAACGGGATGGGCCACATCGGTGTATAGAACACATTTATCCTCTTTATGGGCATCATACTGGAATATAAAAACAAAGTTCTGATGTTACAGCTGTacaagggtggtcttaaccctggaattatggaaacttttgggcctcataactgctaaattgttggtctaaagaatattgaagtatacatttttagaatggcaaagtgttgatgaattcatctgtgaggtcaaatttgggccaaaatgctcatgtTTGGAGGAAAAAAACAcagttttttttggcccaaattttgtcggtcaaaataacaaaaaaattcttgggcaaaaaaagtttgttatttttaaaaactagatataaatatctaggaacagttttttgtattt
Above is a window of Amphiura filiformis chromosome 20, Afil_fr2py, whole genome shotgun sequence DNA encoding:
- the LOC140143032 gene encoding stAR-related lipid transfer protein 3-like isoform X3; translation: MGRWHNHYQFPLSSDERDMTDAVQNRNESARQAANVLYASRSNSNDPIPRQSHSNGMAAAGVSERELKFSSVRRMFCLLTAFDFLLMLLLWIIYINIIGLGIRNGMICQVINYDFKTSMFDVVALSFVRMGLLLIAYAGFKSRHWAMVAITTAITSALLLSKVFIYDFSYDAHKEDKCVLYTDVAHPVDYILLITSFTVAWIEVWVLDFKVIPRERRMLASVHHHSISQSGNSERTPLLSEQNTYRSPTLYGGQQGFYSPIGTPKESDTESESGEESPYSGSYKTGFQSLPNSQRGSSVNLAASIQEQEYIQKAKESTKIMDKVLATKEGWVMEKQSDTVTLDSHTFEGITGKVYRLMGDVPIAAEQLVHILWEDIDNTRQWNNTVLEVKTLQQIDDHIDIIYTQAAPGPGNVVASRDFVIVRNYWERGDRHQCSSIGAEHPAKPPTDNIVRGYNGTGGWVIEPVEGDQTKCKFTWLLHSDLKFKVWTPQAIIDTALCHVLFEMHSNLIKHVQKTYLDSTTVSVDETGDAGNQPS
- the LOC140143032 gene encoding stAR-related lipid transfer protein 3-like isoform X5, translating into MTDAVQNRNESARQAANVLYASRSNSNDPIPRQSHSNGMAAAGVSERELKFSSVRRMFCLLTAFDFLLMLLLWIIYINIIGLGIRNGMICQVINYDFKTSMFDVVALSFVRMGLLLIAYAGFKSRHWAMVAITTAITSALLLSKVFIYDFSYDAHKEDKCVLYTDVAHPVDYILLITSFTVAWIEVWVLDFKVIPRERRMLASVHHHSISQSGNSERTPLLSEQNTYRSPTLYGGQQGFYSPIGTPKESDTESESGEESPYSGSYKTGFQSLPNSQRGSSVNLAASIQEQEYIQKAKESTKIMDKVLATKEGWVMEKQSDTVTLDSHTFEGITGKVYRLMGDVPIAAEQLVHILWEDIDNTRQWNNTVLEVKTLQQIDDHIDIIYTQAAPGPGNVVASRDFVIVRNYWERGDRHQCSSIGAEHPAKPPTDNIVRGYNGTGGWVIEPVEGDQTKCKFTWLLHSDLKFKVWTPQAIIDTALCHVLFEMHSNLIKHVQKTYLDSTTVSVDETGDAGNQPS
- the LOC140143032 gene encoding stAR-related lipid transfer protein 3-like isoform X1; translated protein: MELQSSLLAEDNRPSTSSRRGRTRVYGGTDERDMTDAVQNRNESARQAANVLYASRSNSNDPIPRQSHSNGMAAAGVSERELKFSSVRRMFCLLTAFDFLLMLLLWIIYINIIGLGIRNGMICQVINYDFKTSMFDVVALSFVRMGLLLIAYAGFKSRHWAMVAITTAITSALLLSKVFIYDFSYDAHKEDKCVLYTDVAHPVDYILLITSFTVAWIEVWVLDFKVIPRERRMLASVHHHSISQSGNSERTPLLSEQNTYRSPTLYGGQQGFYSPIGTPKESDTESESGEESPYSGSYKTGFQSLPNSQRGSSVNLAASIQEQEYIQKAKESTKIMDKVLATKEGWVMEKQSDTVTLDSHTFEGITGKVYRLMGDVPIAAEQLVHILWEDIDNTRQWNNTVLEVKTLQQIDDHIDIIYTQAAPGPGNVVASRDFVIVRNYWERGDRHQCSSIGAEHPAKPPTDNIVRGYNGTGGWVIEPVEGDQTKCKFTWLLHSDLKFKVWTPQAIIDTALCHVLFEMHSNLIKHVQKTYLDSTTVSVDETGDAGNQPS